A single Caretta caretta isolate rCarCar2 chromosome 2, rCarCar1.hap1, whole genome shotgun sequence DNA region contains:
- the LOC125633066 gene encoding uncharacterized protein LOC125633066 isoform X5: MAAAGSAQVAFEDVAVYFSPEEWAALAEWQRELYRDVMRENYELVTSLGWPAVKPEIICKIEQEEEPCVGDPPHPREWGTPQSFWAVDDGIRIKKEEQEEDTETPEPPSAFSGKLEEESSPPRCVKKKSSLAQSKSHQKLRSHVANAQDKPPRAPPPKASLKKIPPTCPECDKSFKSNTALTIHERSHTGERPFKCPECGKGFPSKGDLKRHQKTHVGKKDAAPERGRSLPEKLQLLRHQRSPQAPKRPHTCAQCGKSFNKSRDLRKHQRTHTAERPFLCLQCGSSFRLKQILVSHQKVHRGVKPFQCSDCGKNFSQKHHLLSHQRTHTGEKPFSCTQCGHRFSQKHHLISHQRIHTGERPFACTECGKSFKDKKTLIIHERIHTGERPYKCNECGKTCSQKQHLKSHQRVHREEKPYQCAECEKRFRDERIMLAHQRTHTEQRPHACLDCEKSFKDKTALIIHQRIHTGEKPFPCAECGKRFTQKQHLTTHQRTHTGERPFSCAQCGSSFRLRKVFLTHQRVHAGELPFTCGECGKIFNHKHHLITHRRTHTGERPFPCTQCGKRFTQKHHLLSHQRSHTGNRPFSCAQCGKSFKDKTPLSIHQIVHTGEKPFSCEACGKIFSHKHHLVIHRRTHTGEKPFTCAECGKRFTQKHHLVSHQRIHTGERPFACSHCGRSFKDKITLKLHVRLHTGERPFACAECGERFRLRKVLLTHQRVHTGQAPLICTECGKSFNHMQRMAMHQTSHHTQPGPFRRAQRRESCSGKPQLLVHPQGQPAGCSAHTATFQPHAPGGSPCRTGRESPGPDKPPSAQLYTEPAPRDRPEETI; encoded by the exons ATGGCCGCAGCGGGCTCTGCTCAG GTGGCGTTCGAGGACGTCGCGGTCTATTTCTCCCCAGAGGAGTGGGCAGCATTAGCGGAATGGCAGAGGGAGCTGTACCGGGATGTGATGAGGGAGAACTACGAGCTGGTCACCTCGCTGG GGTGGCCTGCTGTCAAACCAGAGATCATATGTAAAATTGAGCAAGAAGAAGAGCCATGTGTTGGAGACCCTCCACATCCCAGAGAGTGGGGGACCCCCCAAAGCTTCTGGGCAG TAGATGATGGAATCAGGATTaaaaaggaggagcaggaggaagacaCCGAGACCCCAGAACCTCCCAGTGCATTCTCGGGAAAGTTGGAGGAAGAGAGCAGCCCGCCGCGGTGTGTGAAGAAGAAGAGCAGCCTGGCTCAAAGCAAATCCCACCAGAAGCTGCGAAGCCATGTGGCCAATGCTCAGGACAAACCCCCGAGGGCTCCTCCCCCAAAAGCCTCTCTAAAGAAGATTCCCCCGACGTGTCCAGAGTGCGACAAAAGCTTCAAGAGTAACACGGCCCTGACCATCCACGAAAGGAGTCACACAGGGgagcggccctttaaatgccctGAGTGCGGGAAGGGCTTCCCATCCAAGGGGGACCTGAAGAGACATCAGAAAACCCACGTGGGGAAGAAGGATGCTGCCCCCGAGAGAGGGAggagccttcctgagaagctgCAGCTCCTCAGGCACCAGAGAAGCCCTCAGGCACCCAAGAGGCCGCACACGTGTGCtcagtgcgggaagagcttcaacAAGAGCCGAGACCTCCGAAagcaccagcgcacccacacggCGGAGAGGCCGTTCCTCTGCCTGCAGTGCGGGAGCAGCTTCCGGCTCAAGCAGATCCTCGTGTCCCACCAGAAAGTGCACAGGGGAGTGAAGCCGTTCCAGTGCTCGGACTGCGGGAAGAACTTCAGCCAGAAGCACCATCTCTTGAGccaccagcgcacccacaccgGGGAGAAGCCCTTCTCCTGCACTCAGTGCGGGCACAGGTTCAGCCAGAAGCACCATCTGATCAGCCACCAGCGCATCCACACGGGGGAGCGGCCTTTTGCCTGCAccgagtgcgggaagagcttcaagGACAAGAAAACCCTCATCATCCATGAGCGGATCCACACAGGCGAGCGGCCCTACAAGTGCAACGAGTGCGGGAAGACCTGCAGCCAGAAGCAGCACCTGAAAAGCCACCAGAGGGTCCACAGGG AGGAGAAGCCGTATCAGTGTGCGGAGTGCGAGAAACGGTTCCGGGACGAGCGGATAATGCTGGCGCACCAGAGAACCCACACTGAGCAG AGGCCTCATGCATGCCTGGACTGTGAGAAGAGCTTCAAGGACAAGACGGCTCTGATAATCCACCAGCGGATCCATACGGGCGAGAAGCCCTTTCCCTGTGCTGAGTGCGGGAAGCGCTTCACACAGAAGCAGCACCTCACCACccaccagcgcacccacaccgGGGAGCGCCCCTTCTCCTGCGCCCAGTGCGGCAGCAGCTTCCGGCTGAGGAAGGTCTTCCTGACCCACCAGCGGGTCCACGCCGGGGAGCTGCCCTTCACCTGCGGCGAGTGTGGGAAGATCTTCAACCACAAGCACCACCTGATCACGCACCGCCGCACCCACACGGGCGAgcgccccttcccctgcacccAGTGCGGCAAGCGCTTCACCCAGAAGCACCATCTGCTGAGCCACCAGCGTAGCCACACGGGCAACCGGCCCTTCTCCTGCGCccagtgcgggaagagcttcaagGACAAGACGCCGCTGAGCATCCACCAGATCGTGCACACCGGGGAGAAGCCGTTCTCCTGTGAGGCTTGCGGGAAGATTTTCAGCCACAAGCACCACCTGGTGATCCACCGGAGAACCCACACCGGGGAGAAGCCCTTCACCTGCGCCGAGTGCGGCAAGCGCTTCACGCAGAAGCACCATCTCGTCAGCCACCAGCGCATCCACACCGGGGAGCGCCCCTTCGCCTGCTCCCACTGCGGGAGGAGCTTCAAGGACAAGATCACCCTGAAGCTGCACGTCAGGCTGCACACCGGGGAACGGCCCTTCGCCTGCGCCGAGTGCGGGGAGCGCTTCCGCCTCAGGAAGGTGCTGCTCACCCACCAGCGGGTGCACACGGGGCAGGCCCCGCTGATATGCAccgagtgcgggaagagcttcaatCACATGCAGCGCATGGCCATGCACCAGACGAGCCACCACACCCAGCCGGGGCCGTTCCGGAGAGCTCAGCGCAGGGAGAGCTGCTCGGGGAAACCACAGCTCCTCGTGCACCCGCAAGGCCAGCCCGCTGGCTGCTCGGCACACACAGCGACCTTCCAGCCGCACGCACCTGGGGGTTCCCCCTGCCGAACAGGCAGAGAAAGTCCTGGGCCTGACAAACCACCTTCTGCACAATTATACACGGAGCCGGCCCCGCGGGATCGCCCAGAAGAAACCATCTGA
- the LOC125633066 gene encoding uncharacterized protein LOC125633066 isoform X1, which produces MPGPPRAAPRESRRPARPSSGCAPGPAAPRAPRSASCARTAPSRGRRARGARRSPSLVPTRLPGRARGTMPRGGRAQVPVAFEDVAVYFSLEEWAELAEWQRELYRDVMKENYKLIASLGCRGAKPEIICQMERGEEPCVGEPQGWRERRPQSPCSAGVGSTVKKEEQEEGCLGQEDPEAPAPPGTVSGIMGEKGLQLLGLKSCKSESLSRRKQRTQAGDPPGRRTGRVLERPHACLDCEKSFKDKTALIIHQRIHTGEKPFPCAECGKRFTQKQHLTTHQRTHTGERPFSCAQCGSSFRLRKVFLTHQRVHAGELPFTCGECGKIFNHKHHLITHRRTHTGERPFPCTQCGKRFTQKHHLLSHQRSHTGNRPFSCAQCGKSFKDKTPLSIHQIVHTGEKPFSCEACGKIFSHKHHLVIHRRTHTGEKPFTCAECGKRFTQKHHLVSHQRIHTGERPFACSHCGRSFKDKITLKLHVRLHTGERPFACAECGERFRLRKVLLTHQRVHTGQAPLICTECGKSFNHMQRMAMHQTSHHTQPGPFRRAQRRESCSGKPQLLVHPQGQPAGCSAHTATFQPHAPGGSPCRTGRESPGPDKPPSAQLYTEPAPRDRPEETI; this is translated from the exons ATGCCCGGTCCCCCCCGCGCGGCTCCCCGGGAGAGCCGGAGACCTGCGCGCCCGAGCTCCGGCTGCGCCCCGGGCCCCGCTGCCCCGCGCGCCCCGCGCAGCGCATCCTGCGCCCGGACCGCTCCCAGCCGGGGGCGGCGCGCCCGTGGAGCCCGGCGCTCGCCGAGCTTGGTCCCGACGCGCCTGCCCGGCCGAGCCCGGGGGACGATGCCGCGCGGGGGCCGGGCGCAG GTACCGGTGGCATTTGAGGACGTCGCCGTCTATTTCTCCCTGGAGGAGTGGGCGGAGTTAGCAGAATGGCAGCGGGAATTGTACCGAGATGTGATGAAGGAGAATTACAAGCTCATCGCCTCTTTGG GGTGTCGGGGTGCCAAACCAGAGATCATCTGTCAGATGGAGCGTGGGGAGGAGCCATGTgtgggggagccccagggctggagagagaggagACCCCAGAGCCCCTGCTCAG CAGGTGTTGGCAGCACCGTTAAaaaggaggagcaggaagagggaTGTCTTGGTCAGGAAGATCCCGAAGCACCGGCACCACCAGGGACCGTGTCCGGAATAATGGGGGAGAAAGGTCTCCAGCTCTTGGGACTAAAGAGCTGCAAGAGCGAAAGCTTGTCCCGCCGGAAGCAAAGAACCCAGGCCGGAGACCCTCCGGGAAGACGAACCGGGAGGGTGCTAGAGAGGCCTCATGCATGCCTGGACTGTGAGAAGAGCTTCAAGGACAAGACGGCTCTGATAATCCACCAGCGGATCCATACGGGCGAGAAGCCCTTTCCCTGTGCTGAGTGCGGGAAGCGCTTCACACAGAAGCAGCACCTCACCACccaccagcgcacccacaccgGGGAGCGCCCCTTCTCCTGCGCCCAGTGCGGCAGCAGCTTCCGGCTGAGGAAGGTCTTCCTGACCCACCAGCGGGTCCACGCCGGGGAGCTGCCCTTCACCTGCGGCGAGTGTGGGAAGATCTTCAACCACAAGCACCACCTGATCACGCACCGCCGCACCCACACGGGCGAgcgccccttcccctgcacccAGTGCGGCAAGCGCTTCACCCAGAAGCACCATCTGCTGAGCCACCAGCGTAGCCACACGGGCAACCGGCCCTTCTCCTGCGCccagtgcgggaagagcttcaagGACAAGACGCCGCTGAGCATCCACCAGATCGTGCACACCGGGGAGAAGCCGTTCTCCTGTGAGGCTTGCGGGAAGATTTTCAGCCACAAGCACCACCTGGTGATCCACCGGAGAACCCACACCGGGGAGAAGCCCTTCACCTGCGCCGAGTGCGGCAAGCGCTTCACGCAGAAGCACCATCTCGTCAGCCACCAGCGCATCCACACCGGGGAGCGCCCCTTCGCCTGCTCCCACTGCGGGAGGAGCTTCAAGGACAAGATCACCCTGAAGCTGCACGTCAGGCTGCACACCGGGGAACGGCCCTTCGCCTGCGCCGAGTGCGGGGAGCGCTTCCGCCTCAGGAAGGTGCTGCTCACCCACCAGCGGGTGCACACGGGGCAGGCCCCGCTGATATGCAccgagtgcgggaagagcttcaatCACATGCAGCGCATGGCCATGCACCAGACGAGCCACCACACCCAGCCGGGGCCGTTCCGGAGAGCTCAGCGCAGGGAGAGCTGCTCGGGGAAACCACAGCTCCTCGTGCACCCGCAAGGCCAGCCCGCTGGCTGCTCGGCACACACAGCGACCTTCCAGCCGCACGCACCTGGGGGTTCCCCCTGCCGAACAGGCAGAGAAAGTCCTGGGCCTGACAAACCACCTTCTGCACAATTATACACGGAGCCGGCCCCGCGGGATCGCCCAGAAGAAACCATCTGA
- the LOC125633066 gene encoding uncharacterized protein LOC125633066 isoform X4, with protein sequence MERGEEPCVGEPQGWRERRPQSPCSGVGSTVKKEEQEEGCLGQEDPEAPAPPGTVSGIMGEKGLQLLGLKSCKSESLSRRKQRTQAGDPPGRRTGRVLERPHACLDCEKSFKDKTALIIHQRIHTGEKPFPCAECGKRFTQKQHLTTHQRTHTGERPFSCAQCGSSFRLRKVFLTHQRVHAGELPFTCGECGKIFNHKHHLITHRRTHTGERPFPCTQCGKRFTQKHHLLSHQRSHTGNRPFSCAQCGKSFKDKTPLSIHQIVHTGEKPFSCEACGKIFSHKHHLVIHRRTHTGEKPFTCAECGKRFTQKHHLVSHQRIHTGERPFACSHCGRSFKDKITLKLHVRLHTGERPFACAECGERFRLRKVLLTHQRVHTGQAPLICTECGKSFNHMQRMAMHQTSHHTQPGPFRRAQRRESCSGKPQLLVHPQGQPAGCSAHTATFQPHAPGGSPCRTGRESPGPDKPPSAQLYTEPAPRDRPEETI encoded by the exons ATGGAGCGTGGGGAGGAGCCATGTgtgggggagccccagggctggagagagaggagACCCCAGAGCCCCTGCTCAG GTGTTGGCAGCACCGTTAAaaaggaggagcaggaagagggaTGTCTTGGTCAGGAAGATCCCGAAGCACCGGCACCACCAGGGACCGTGTCCGGAATAATGGGGGAGAAAGGTCTCCAGCTCTTGGGACTAAAGAGCTGCAAGAGCGAAAGCTTGTCCCGCCGGAAGCAAAGAACCCAGGCCGGAGACCCTCCGGGAAGACGAACCGGGAGGGTGCTAGAGAGGCCTCATGCATGCCTGGACTGTGAGAAGAGCTTCAAGGACAAGACGGCTCTGATAATCCACCAGCGGATCCATACGGGCGAGAAGCCCTTTCCCTGTGCTGAGTGCGGGAAGCGCTTCACACAGAAGCAGCACCTCACCACccaccagcgcacccacaccgGGGAGCGCCCCTTCTCCTGCGCCCAGTGCGGCAGCAGCTTCCGGCTGAGGAAGGTCTTCCTGACCCACCAGCGGGTCCACGCCGGGGAGCTGCCCTTCACCTGCGGCGAGTGTGGGAAGATCTTCAACCACAAGCACCACCTGATCACGCACCGCCGCACCCACACGGGCGAgcgccccttcccctgcacccAGTGCGGCAAGCGCTTCACCCAGAAGCACCATCTGCTGAGCCACCAGCGTAGCCACACGGGCAACCGGCCCTTCTCCTGCGCccagtgcgggaagagcttcaagGACAAGACGCCGCTGAGCATCCACCAGATCGTGCACACCGGGGAGAAGCCGTTCTCCTGTGAGGCTTGCGGGAAGATTTTCAGCCACAAGCACCACCTGGTGATCCACCGGAGAACCCACACCGGGGAGAAGCCCTTCACCTGCGCCGAGTGCGGCAAGCGCTTCACGCAGAAGCACCATCTCGTCAGCCACCAGCGCATCCACACCGGGGAGCGCCCCTTCGCCTGCTCCCACTGCGGGAGGAGCTTCAAGGACAAGATCACCCTGAAGCTGCACGTCAGGCTGCACACCGGGGAACGGCCCTTCGCCTGCGCCGAGTGCGGGGAGCGCTTCCGCCTCAGGAAGGTGCTGCTCACCCACCAGCGGGTGCACACGGGGCAGGCCCCGCTGATATGCAccgagtgcgggaagagcttcaatCACATGCAGCGCATGGCCATGCACCAGACGAGCCACCACACCCAGCCGGGGCCGTTCCGGAGAGCTCAGCGCAGGGAGAGCTGCTCGGGGAAACCACAGCTCCTCGTGCACCCGCAAGGCCAGCCCGCTGGCTGCTCGGCACACACAGCGACCTTCCAGCCGCACGCACCTGGGGGTTCCCCCTGCCGAACAGGCAGAGAAAGTCCTGGGCCTGACAAACCACCTTCTGCACAATTATACACGGAGCCGGCCCCGCGGGATCGCCCAGAAGAAACCATCTGA
- the LOC125633066 gene encoding uncharacterized protein LOC125633066 isoform X3 codes for MERGEEPCVGEPQGWRERRPQSPCSAGVGSTVKKEEQEEGCLGQEDPEAPAPPGTVSGIMGEKGLQLLGLKSCKSESLSRRKQRTQAGDPPGRRTGRVLERPHACLDCEKSFKDKTALIIHQRIHTGEKPFPCAECGKRFTQKQHLTTHQRTHTGERPFSCAQCGSSFRLRKVFLTHQRVHAGELPFTCGECGKIFNHKHHLITHRRTHTGERPFPCTQCGKRFTQKHHLLSHQRSHTGNRPFSCAQCGKSFKDKTPLSIHQIVHTGEKPFSCEACGKIFSHKHHLVIHRRTHTGEKPFTCAECGKRFTQKHHLVSHQRIHTGERPFACSHCGRSFKDKITLKLHVRLHTGERPFACAECGERFRLRKVLLTHQRVHTGQAPLICTECGKSFNHMQRMAMHQTSHHTQPGPFRRAQRRESCSGKPQLLVHPQGQPAGCSAHTATFQPHAPGGSPCRTGRESPGPDKPPSAQLYTEPAPRDRPEETI; via the exons ATGGAGCGTGGGGAGGAGCCATGTgtgggggagccccagggctggagagagaggagACCCCAGAGCCCCTGCTCAG CAGGTGTTGGCAGCACCGTTAAaaaggaggagcaggaagagggaTGTCTTGGTCAGGAAGATCCCGAAGCACCGGCACCACCAGGGACCGTGTCCGGAATAATGGGGGAGAAAGGTCTCCAGCTCTTGGGACTAAAGAGCTGCAAGAGCGAAAGCTTGTCCCGCCGGAAGCAAAGAACCCAGGCCGGAGACCCTCCGGGAAGACGAACCGGGAGGGTGCTAGAGAGGCCTCATGCATGCCTGGACTGTGAGAAGAGCTTCAAGGACAAGACGGCTCTGATAATCCACCAGCGGATCCATACGGGCGAGAAGCCCTTTCCCTGTGCTGAGTGCGGGAAGCGCTTCACACAGAAGCAGCACCTCACCACccaccagcgcacccacaccgGGGAGCGCCCCTTCTCCTGCGCCCAGTGCGGCAGCAGCTTCCGGCTGAGGAAGGTCTTCCTGACCCACCAGCGGGTCCACGCCGGGGAGCTGCCCTTCACCTGCGGCGAGTGTGGGAAGATCTTCAACCACAAGCACCACCTGATCACGCACCGCCGCACCCACACGGGCGAgcgccccttcccctgcacccAGTGCGGCAAGCGCTTCACCCAGAAGCACCATCTGCTGAGCCACCAGCGTAGCCACACGGGCAACCGGCCCTTCTCCTGCGCccagtgcgggaagagcttcaagGACAAGACGCCGCTGAGCATCCACCAGATCGTGCACACCGGGGAGAAGCCGTTCTCCTGTGAGGCTTGCGGGAAGATTTTCAGCCACAAGCACCACCTGGTGATCCACCGGAGAACCCACACCGGGGAGAAGCCCTTCACCTGCGCCGAGTGCGGCAAGCGCTTCACGCAGAAGCACCATCTCGTCAGCCACCAGCGCATCCACACCGGGGAGCGCCCCTTCGCCTGCTCCCACTGCGGGAGGAGCTTCAAGGACAAGATCACCCTGAAGCTGCACGTCAGGCTGCACACCGGGGAACGGCCCTTCGCCTGCGCCGAGTGCGGGGAGCGCTTCCGCCTCAGGAAGGTGCTGCTCACCCACCAGCGGGTGCACACGGGGCAGGCCCCGCTGATATGCAccgagtgcgggaagagcttcaatCACATGCAGCGCATGGCCATGCACCAGACGAGCCACCACACCCAGCCGGGGCCGTTCCGGAGAGCTCAGCGCAGGGAGAGCTGCTCGGGGAAACCACAGCTCCTCGTGCACCCGCAAGGCCAGCCCGCTGGCTGCTCGGCACACACAGCGACCTTCCAGCCGCACGCACCTGGGGGTTCCCCCTGCCGAACAGGCAGAGAAAGTCCTGGGCCTGACAAACCACCTTCTGCACAATTATACACGGAGCCGGCCCCGCGGGATCGCCCAGAAGAAACCATCTGA
- the LOC125633066 gene encoding uncharacterized protein LOC125633066 isoform X2, whose translation MPGPPRAAPRESRRPARPSSGCAPGPAAPRAPRSASCARTAPSRGRRARGARRSPSLVPTRLPGRARGTMPRGGRAQVPVAFEDVAVYFSLEEWAELAEWQRELYRDVMKENYKLIASLGCRGAKPEIICQMERGEEPCVGEPQGWRERRPQSPCSGVGSTVKKEEQEEGCLGQEDPEAPAPPGTVSGIMGEKGLQLLGLKSCKSESLSRRKQRTQAGDPPGRRTGRVLERPHACLDCEKSFKDKTALIIHQRIHTGEKPFPCAECGKRFTQKQHLTTHQRTHTGERPFSCAQCGSSFRLRKVFLTHQRVHAGELPFTCGECGKIFNHKHHLITHRRTHTGERPFPCTQCGKRFTQKHHLLSHQRSHTGNRPFSCAQCGKSFKDKTPLSIHQIVHTGEKPFSCEACGKIFSHKHHLVIHRRTHTGEKPFTCAECGKRFTQKHHLVSHQRIHTGERPFACSHCGRSFKDKITLKLHVRLHTGERPFACAECGERFRLRKVLLTHQRVHTGQAPLICTECGKSFNHMQRMAMHQTSHHTQPGPFRRAQRRESCSGKPQLLVHPQGQPAGCSAHTATFQPHAPGGSPCRTGRESPGPDKPPSAQLYTEPAPRDRPEETI comes from the exons ATGCCCGGTCCCCCCCGCGCGGCTCCCCGGGAGAGCCGGAGACCTGCGCGCCCGAGCTCCGGCTGCGCCCCGGGCCCCGCTGCCCCGCGCGCCCCGCGCAGCGCATCCTGCGCCCGGACCGCTCCCAGCCGGGGGCGGCGCGCCCGTGGAGCCCGGCGCTCGCCGAGCTTGGTCCCGACGCGCCTGCCCGGCCGAGCCCGGGGGACGATGCCGCGCGGGGGCCGGGCGCAG GTACCGGTGGCATTTGAGGACGTCGCCGTCTATTTCTCCCTGGAGGAGTGGGCGGAGTTAGCAGAATGGCAGCGGGAATTGTACCGAGATGTGATGAAGGAGAATTACAAGCTCATCGCCTCTTTGG GGTGTCGGGGTGCCAAACCAGAGATCATCTGTCAGATGGAGCGTGGGGAGGAGCCATGTgtgggggagccccagggctggagagagaggagACCCCAGAGCCCCTGCTCAG GTGTTGGCAGCACCGTTAAaaaggaggagcaggaagagggaTGTCTTGGTCAGGAAGATCCCGAAGCACCGGCACCACCAGGGACCGTGTCCGGAATAATGGGGGAGAAAGGTCTCCAGCTCTTGGGACTAAAGAGCTGCAAGAGCGAAAGCTTGTCCCGCCGGAAGCAAAGAACCCAGGCCGGAGACCCTCCGGGAAGACGAACCGGGAGGGTGCTAGAGAGGCCTCATGCATGCCTGGACTGTGAGAAGAGCTTCAAGGACAAGACGGCTCTGATAATCCACCAGCGGATCCATACGGGCGAGAAGCCCTTTCCCTGTGCTGAGTGCGGGAAGCGCTTCACACAGAAGCAGCACCTCACCACccaccagcgcacccacaccgGGGAGCGCCCCTTCTCCTGCGCCCAGTGCGGCAGCAGCTTCCGGCTGAGGAAGGTCTTCCTGACCCACCAGCGGGTCCACGCCGGGGAGCTGCCCTTCACCTGCGGCGAGTGTGGGAAGATCTTCAACCACAAGCACCACCTGATCACGCACCGCCGCACCCACACGGGCGAgcgccccttcccctgcacccAGTGCGGCAAGCGCTTCACCCAGAAGCACCATCTGCTGAGCCACCAGCGTAGCCACACGGGCAACCGGCCCTTCTCCTGCGCccagtgcgggaagagcttcaagGACAAGACGCCGCTGAGCATCCACCAGATCGTGCACACCGGGGAGAAGCCGTTCTCCTGTGAGGCTTGCGGGAAGATTTTCAGCCACAAGCACCACCTGGTGATCCACCGGAGAACCCACACCGGGGAGAAGCCCTTCACCTGCGCCGAGTGCGGCAAGCGCTTCACGCAGAAGCACCATCTCGTCAGCCACCAGCGCATCCACACCGGGGAGCGCCCCTTCGCCTGCTCCCACTGCGGGAGGAGCTTCAAGGACAAGATCACCCTGAAGCTGCACGTCAGGCTGCACACCGGGGAACGGCCCTTCGCCTGCGCCGAGTGCGGGGAGCGCTTCCGCCTCAGGAAGGTGCTGCTCACCCACCAGCGGGTGCACACGGGGCAGGCCCCGCTGATATGCAccgagtgcgggaagagcttcaatCACATGCAGCGCATGGCCATGCACCAGACGAGCCACCACACCCAGCCGGGGCCGTTCCGGAGAGCTCAGCGCAGGGAGAGCTGCTCGGGGAAACCACAGCTCCTCGTGCACCCGCAAGGCCAGCCCGCTGGCTGCTCGGCACACACAGCGACCTTCCAGCCGCACGCACCTGGGGGTTCCCCCTGCCGAACAGGCAGAGAAAGTCCTGGGCCTGACAAACCACCTTCTGCACAATTATACACGGAGCCGGCCCCGCGGGATCGCCCAGAAGAAACCATCTGA